A part of Apodemus sylvaticus chromosome 19, mApoSyl1.1, whole genome shotgun sequence genomic DNA contains:
- the Cbs gene encoding cystathionine beta-synthase isoform X2, protein MPSGTSQCEDGSAGCPQHLDVHSEKGQLEKGPSGDKERVWIRPDTPSRCTWKLGRPLADSPHSHTVLTKPPKILPDILRKIGNTPMVRINKISKNAGLKCELLAKCEFFNAGGSVKDRISLRMIEDAERAGTLKPGDTIIEPTSGNTGIGLALAAAVKGYRCIIVMPEKMSMEKVDVLRALGVEIVRTPTNARFDSPESHVGVAWRLKNEIPNSHILDQYRNASNPLAHYDDTAEEILQQCDGKLDMLVASAGTGGTITGIARKLKEKCPGCKIIGVDPEGSILAEPEELNQTDQTSYEVEGIGYDFIPTVLDRTVVDKWFKSNDEDSFAFARMLIAQEGLLCGGSSGSAMAVAVKAARELQEGQRCVVILPDSVRNYMSKFLSDKWMLQKGFMKEELSVKRPWWWHLRVQELSLSAPLTVLPTVTCEHTIAILREKGFDQAPVVNESGAILGMVTLGNMLSSLLAGKVRPSDEVCKVLYKQFKPIHLTDTLGMLSHILEIDHFALVVHEQIQYRSHGMSNKQQMVFGVVTAIDLLNFVAAREQTQK, encoded by the exons ATGCCTTCAGGGACATCCCAGTGTGAAGATGGCTCTGCAGGGTGCCCCCAGCACTTGGACGTGCACTCAGAAAAGGGACAGCTGGAgaagggcccctcaggagacaaggAGCGAGTCTGGATCCGGCCTGATACCCCGAGCAGATGTACCTGGAAGCTGGGCAGGCCCCTGGCGGATTCTCCGCATTCCCACACAGTGCT gacaaaaccccccaaaatttTGCCAGATATCCTGAGGAAAATTGGGAACACTCCTATGGTCAGAATCAACAAGATCTCAAAGAATGCTGGGCTCAAGTGTGAGCTGT TGGCCAAGTGTGAGTTCTTCAATGCGGGCGGGAGTGTGAAGGACCGCATCAGCCTCCGGATGATCGAAGATGCTGAGCGAGCCGGAACCTTGAAGCCTGGAGACACGATCATTGAGCCAACTTCCGGCAACACAG GGATCGGGCTGGCTCTGGCTGCTGCTGTGAAGGGCTATCGCTGCATTATCGTGATGCCGGAGAAGATGAGTATGGAGAAG GTGGATGTGCTGCGGGCTCTGGGAGTTGAGATTGTGAGGACACCCACCAACGCCAGATTCGATTCCCCCGAGTCCCACGTGGGAGTGGCGTGGAGACTGAAGAATGAAATCCCCAATTCTCACATTCTGGATCAG tacCGCAATGCAAGCAACCCCTTGGCGCACTACGATGACACCGCTGAGGAGATCCTGCAGCAGTGTGATG GGAAGCTGGATATGCTGGTGGCTTCAGCAGGCACGGGTGGCACCATCACAGGTATCGCCAGGAAGCTGAAGGAGAAGTGCCCTGGGTGTAAA ATCATTGGTGTAGATCCTGAAGGGTCCATCCTTGCGGAGCCCGAGGAGCTGAACCAGACGGACCAAACATCCTACGAGGTGGAAGGGATCGGCTATGACTTCATCCCCACAGTACTGGACAGGACG GTGGTGGATAAGTGGTTCAAGAGCAATGATGAAGATTCCTTCGCCTTTGCCCGCATGCTGATTGCACAGGAAGGACTGCTGTGTG GTGGAAGTTCAGGCAGCGCCATGGCTGTGGCCGTGAAGGCCGCCCGGGAGCTACAGGAAGGGCAGCGCTGTGTGGTCATCCTGCCTGACTCTGTGCGGAACTACAT GTCCAAGTTCCTGAGTGACAAGTGGATGCTGCAGAAAGGCTTCATGAAGGAGGAGCTCTCGGTGAAGAGGCCCTG GTGGTGGCATCTGCGTGTTCAAGAGCTGAGCCTGTCGGCCCCGCTGACCGTGTTGCCCACTGTCACCTGTGAGCACACCATCGCCATCCTCCGGGAGAAGGGCTTTGACCAGGCACCTGTGGTCAACGAGTCTGG GGCCATCCTAGGGATGGTGACTCTCGGGAACATGCTGTCATCCCTGCTTGCTGGGAAGGTGCGGCCATCAGACGAAGTCTGCAAAGTCCTCTACAAGCAGTTCAAACCG ATCCATCTGACTGACACACTGGGCATGCTCTCCCACATCCTGGAGATCGACCACTTCGCCCTGGTGGTCCACGAGCAGATCCAAT ACCGCAGCCACGGCATGTCCAACAAGCAGCAGATGGTGTTTGGGGTTGTCACTGCCATTGACCTGCTAAACTTCGTGGCAGCCCGTGAGCAGACCCAGAAATAG
- the Cbs gene encoding cystathionine beta-synthase isoform X1: MPSGTSQCEDGSAGCPQHLDVHSEKGQLEKGPSGDKERVWIRPDTPSRCTWKLGRPLADSPHSHTVLTKPPKILPDILRKIGNTPMVRINKISKNAGLKCELLAKCEFFNAGGSVKDRISLRMIEDAERAGTLKPGDTIIEPTSGNTGIGLALAAAVKGYRCIIVMPEKMSMEKVDVLRALGVEIVRTPTNARFDSPESHVGVAWRLKNEIPNSHILDQYRNASNPLAHYDDTAEEILQQCDGKLDMLVASAGTGGTITGIARKLKEKCPGCKIIGVDPEGSILAEPEELNQTDQTSYEVEGIGYDFIPTVLDRTVVDKWFKSNDEDSFAFARMLIAQEGLLCGGSSGSAMAVAVKAARELQEGQRCVVILPDSVRNYMSKFLSDKWMLQKGFMKEELSVKRPWWWHLRVQELSLSAPLTVLPTVTCEHTIAILREKGFDQAPVVNESGAILGMVTLGNMLSSLLAGKVRPSDEVCKVLYKQFKPIHLTDTLGMLSHILEIDHFALVVHEQIQSRDQAWSGVVGGPTDRSHGMSNKQQMVFGVVTAIDLLNFVAAREQTQK; encoded by the exons ATGCCTTCAGGGACATCCCAGTGTGAAGATGGCTCTGCAGGGTGCCCCCAGCACTTGGACGTGCACTCAGAAAAGGGACAGCTGGAgaagggcccctcaggagacaaggAGCGAGTCTGGATCCGGCCTGATACCCCGAGCAGATGTACCTGGAAGCTGGGCAGGCCCCTGGCGGATTCTCCGCATTCCCACACAGTGCT gacaaaaccccccaaaatttTGCCAGATATCCTGAGGAAAATTGGGAACACTCCTATGGTCAGAATCAACAAGATCTCAAAGAATGCTGGGCTCAAGTGTGAGCTGT TGGCCAAGTGTGAGTTCTTCAATGCGGGCGGGAGTGTGAAGGACCGCATCAGCCTCCGGATGATCGAAGATGCTGAGCGAGCCGGAACCTTGAAGCCTGGAGACACGATCATTGAGCCAACTTCCGGCAACACAG GGATCGGGCTGGCTCTGGCTGCTGCTGTGAAGGGCTATCGCTGCATTATCGTGATGCCGGAGAAGATGAGTATGGAGAAG GTGGATGTGCTGCGGGCTCTGGGAGTTGAGATTGTGAGGACACCCACCAACGCCAGATTCGATTCCCCCGAGTCCCACGTGGGAGTGGCGTGGAGACTGAAGAATGAAATCCCCAATTCTCACATTCTGGATCAG tacCGCAATGCAAGCAACCCCTTGGCGCACTACGATGACACCGCTGAGGAGATCCTGCAGCAGTGTGATG GGAAGCTGGATATGCTGGTGGCTTCAGCAGGCACGGGTGGCACCATCACAGGTATCGCCAGGAAGCTGAAGGAGAAGTGCCCTGGGTGTAAA ATCATTGGTGTAGATCCTGAAGGGTCCATCCTTGCGGAGCCCGAGGAGCTGAACCAGACGGACCAAACATCCTACGAGGTGGAAGGGATCGGCTATGACTTCATCCCCACAGTACTGGACAGGACG GTGGTGGATAAGTGGTTCAAGAGCAATGATGAAGATTCCTTCGCCTTTGCCCGCATGCTGATTGCACAGGAAGGACTGCTGTGTG GTGGAAGTTCAGGCAGCGCCATGGCTGTGGCCGTGAAGGCCGCCCGGGAGCTACAGGAAGGGCAGCGCTGTGTGGTCATCCTGCCTGACTCTGTGCGGAACTACAT GTCCAAGTTCCTGAGTGACAAGTGGATGCTGCAGAAAGGCTTCATGAAGGAGGAGCTCTCGGTGAAGAGGCCCTG GTGGTGGCATCTGCGTGTTCAAGAGCTGAGCCTGTCGGCCCCGCTGACCGTGTTGCCCACTGTCACCTGTGAGCACACCATCGCCATCCTCCGGGAGAAGGGCTTTGACCAGGCACCTGTGGTCAACGAGTCTGG GGCCATCCTAGGGATGGTGACTCTCGGGAACATGCTGTCATCCCTGCTTGCTGGGAAGGTGCGGCCATCAGACGAAGTCTGCAAAGTCCTCTACAAGCAGTTCAAACCG ATCCATCTGACTGACACACTGGGCATGCTCTCCCACATCCTGGAGATCGACCACTTCGCCCTGGTGGTCCACGAGCAGATCCAAT CACGAGACCAGGCCTGGTCAGGAGTGGTGGGGGGGCCCACAG ACCGCAGCCACGGCATGTCCAACAAGCAGCAGATGGTGTTTGGGGTTGTCACTGCCATTGACCTGCTAAACTTCGTGGCAGCCCGTGAGCAGACCCAGAAATAG